A genomic region of Bactrocera dorsalis isolate Fly_Bdor chromosome 3, ASM2337382v1, whole genome shotgun sequence contains the following coding sequences:
- the LOC105230531 gene encoding uncharacterized protein LOC105230531 has protein sequence MEHNQNIIPVDVLRFYGRPEMEINKPTLNLPNLPTTDEIALEMANKVCLGNSAQSKQKISLDTSISSDKTIFPDTNSRNVHIPYILNGELFEIQTQDGENVTVKCCNCPPDRVYRGSVRSTGNFHMHIKRRHPDLMGKIYDMKVNALVERRDRFLRNRKSTRRRNTNVNGSRASSSRNEQRLACPGQPTSELFKIKAAFQRHQLQQQQNRIQQDQSQQQQKREKNASILHKWNVIDHFLITPAFERARDITLMEAYNEQPLNYSLKQNTVSNMSCTERAQEIDANDADTSDNLNANNISGTIDTSEHITGYEVMSTYNKASNSGMNCMTINQRTQIEMSPFAFSQPDEHVPLYANNSDQSLLGRATTLSAVTPCPSDVSSYDAGQDLGGRSYDLNCNDVGSMIKNELLLAEIQPIDLSVHPTSSGLSGSSGFSSGVDATQYSNDTTHFNTSVGNTKSDEIILQLSSVLQSLHRELQTYNQTNNNWLCLEIAKFKFLHPEFKYHN, from the exons ATGGAGCATAACCAAAACATCATTCC TGTAGACGTATTACGGTTTTATGGTAGGCctgaaatggaaataaataaaccCACGCTCAATTTACCAAATCTCCCGACCACCGATGAGATCGCTTTAGAAATGGCTAATAAGGTGTGTTTGGGGAATTCTGCTCAATCTAAGCAAAAAATATCTCTAGATACTTCAATATCTTCTGACAAAACAATATTCCCTGATACTAACTCACGCAATGTTCATATTCCTTACATACTCAACGGGGAGTTGTTTGAGATACAAACTCAAGACGGTGAAAATGTAACTGTGAAATGTTGCAATTGCCCACCAGATCGCGTATATCGTGGTAGCGTGCGATCCACAGGCAATTTCCATATGCATATAAAG aggCGTCATCCCGATTTAATGGGAAAAATATATGATATGAAAGTGAATGCCTTGGTTGAAAGGAGAGATCGATTTCTGCGCAACCGTAAATCCACACGTCGTCGTAATACCAACGTCAATGGAAGTAGGGCATCTTCGTCGAGGAATGAACAGCGATTGGCCTGCCCGGGGCAACCAACttcagaattatttaaaattaaagccGCGTTTCAACGGCAtcaactacagcaacaacaaaatcgtATTCAACAAGATCAAAGCCAGCAACAACAGAAAAGGGAGAAAAACGCGAGCATTTTGCATAAG TGGAATGTGATCGATCACTTTCTCATTACACCTGCTTTTGAGAGAGCACGTGATATAACACTAATGGAAGCCTATAATGAGCAACCACTCAATTACAGTCTCAAGCAAAACACCGTTTCAAATATGAGTTGTACAGAGAGAGCACAAGAAATCGATGCAAACGATGCTGATACTTCCGACAATTTGAATGCAAATAACATTTCA GGAACAATAGACACAAGCGAGCACATAACGGGTTATGAAGTAATGTCCACGTACAACAAAGCAAGCAATAGCGGTATGAATTGCATGACAATAAATCAACGCACTCAAATAGAGATGTCTCCCTTCGCTTTCAGTCAGCCTGATGAGCACGTGCCACTTTATGCTAACAACAGCGATCAGTCCTTGCTCGGTCGCGCTACAACTTTAAGTGCCGTAACCCCATGCCCGAGTGATGTGAGCAGTTACGATGCTGGTCAAGATCTTGGTGGCAGGTCATATGATTTGAACTGCAATGACGTGGGTAGCATGATTAAGAATGAACTACTGTTAGCCGAAATACAGCCAATCGATCTTTCTGTACATCCCACATCTTCTGGGTTGTCAGGTTCCTCTGGATTCAGTTCTGGCGTAGATGCCACACAATATTCAAATGACACTACACATTTCAATACGTCTGTCGGGAATACTAAATCGgatgaaattattttacaactGTCCTCCGTATTACAGAGTTTACATCGTGAACTGCAAACGTACAATCAAACTAATAACAATTGGCTTTGCTTGGAAatagcaaaatttaaatttttgcatcCTGAGTTTAAATATCATAATTAG
- the LOC105225104 gene encoding adenylate kinase isoenzyme 6 homolog has product MATTDEKVDAKPNILITGTPGAGKSYLCERLSDQLKLKWLDCSKIAKENNFVEEYDDEYDCPILDEDKLMDYLEPLMQQGGNIVEYHGCDFFPERWFEAVFVVTCSNTILFDRLKERGYNEKKLKSNLECEIFGTVLEEARDSYKPDIVVELKGDTKLDAEQSLKTVKNWYRAWKRK; this is encoded by the exons atggccACAACAGATGAGAAGGTGGATGCCAAACCAAATATATTGATAACAG GAACGCCAGGTGCGGGAAAGTCGTACCTGTGTGAAAGGTTATCcgatcaattaaaattaaagtggTTGGATTGCTCTAAAATTGCTAAGGAAAACAACTTTGTGGAAGAGTATGATGATGAGTACGATTGTCCCATTCTTGACGAAGACAAG TTAATGGACTACTTGGAGCCACTTATGCAACAAGGCGGAAATATAGTTGAATATCATGGATGCGACTTTTTCCCTGAACGATGGTTTGAAGCAGTTTTTGTGGTCACATGTTCCAATACTATACTTTTTGATCGTCTAAAGGAACGTGGGTacaatgaaaagaaattaaaatcaaatcttgaatgtgaaatttttggaacaGTGCTAGAAGAGGCACGCGATTCGTATAAACCAGAtattgttgttgaattaaaaGGTGATACCAAACTGGATGCTGAACAAAGTTTGAAAACCGTAAAAAATTGGTATCGAGCATGGAAGCGAAAGTAA